A genomic segment from Neobacillus sp. YX16 encodes:
- a CDS encoding GNAT family protein yields the protein MWLESTTLKTERIYLREFQESDWQDVHKYASQERVCQYQPWGPNSEKESQAFVKQVLDDSAIVPRTTYTLAVINKKEDRLIGAGELSIQDTHNKKGEIGYIINPDYWGKGVATDVAILLIGFGFHQLKLHRIYATCDPRNISSISVLEKVGMTNEGRIREDLLMKDGWRDSLLYSVLDYEWF from the coding sequence ATGTGGCTGGAAAGCACTACACTAAAAACAGAGAGAATTTATTTACGAGAATTCCAGGAAAGTGATTGGCAAGATGTACATAAATACGCGTCTCAGGAAAGAGTATGTCAATACCAGCCCTGGGGTCCGAATTCCGAGAAAGAGTCTCAAGCATTTGTTAAACAAGTTTTAGATGATTCAGCAATAGTACCAAGAACAACTTATACATTAGCTGTTATTAATAAAAAAGAGGATAGATTAATTGGGGCTGGAGAATTAAGCATTCAGGATACCCATAATAAAAAGGGGGAAATAGGGTATATAATTAATCCTGACTATTGGGGAAAAGGGGTTGCAACGGATGTTGCAATACTATTAATCGGTTTTGGATTTCATCAATTAAAACTCCATCGGATTTATGCAACCTGTGACCCAAGAAATATAAGTTCTATTAGTGTTTTGGAAAAGGTTGGGATGACAAATGAAGGAAGAATTCGTGAAGATTTGTTGATGAAAGATGGATGGCGTGATTCTTTACTATATAGTGTTTTAGATTATGAATGGTTTTAA
- a CDS encoding YolD-like family protein: protein MFVYNDTEVINMAIRDRGKIKWAAAYLQPEQAKMQRDLWLETERIRKPIIDEHQAEEFDLRIIYSMEYNHSVKLTVWDDGFIHDINGRVHYVDPITQKLHIKVKPGEFERVAFDNVVGVKVVD, encoded by the coding sequence TTGTTCGTATATAATGATACTGAGGTGATTAATATGGCGATACGTGACCGAGGTAAAATTAAATGGGCTGCTGCTTATCTCCAACCCGAACAAGCAAAGATGCAGCGAGATCTATGGCTCGAAACTGAACGAATAAGGAAGCCTATTATTGACGAGCATCAAGCGGAGGAATTCGACCTGCGTATAATTTACTCGATGGAATATAACCATTCGGTAAAACTGACGGTATGGGATGACGGATTTATTCACGACATTAATGGTCGAGTTCATTACGTGGATCCTATTACACAAAAGCTGCATATTAAGGTGAAGCCTGGAGAATTTGAGCGGGTGGCATTCGATAATGTTGTCGGAGTCAAGGTAGTAGATTAA
- a CDS encoding nucleoside 2-deoxyribosyltransferase: MMKFYIASSFKNIEEVRYVSKKLKDKGFIHTYDWTVNENVTTLEELKAIGQKEKNAVIEADFVVVLLPAGKGSHIELGIAIGNGKKIYLYSPNNEVDNIETTSTFYHLSEVEKCFGTIDELVDIIDLSSKSLLS, encoded by the coding sequence ATGATGAAATTTTATATAGCATCTAGCTTTAAAAATATAGAAGAAGTTAGATATGTTAGTAAAAAATTAAAAGATAAAGGATTTATCCATACATATGATTGGACAGTAAATGAAAATGTAACAACATTGGAAGAACTAAAGGCGATAGGTCAAAAGGAGAAAAATGCCGTAATAGAAGCTGATTTTGTTGTAGTTTTATTACCAGCAGGAAAAGGAAGCCATATTGAACTAGGTATTGCTATTGGGAATGGTAAAAAAATTTATCTTTATTCACCTAACAATGAAGTAGATAACATTGAAACTACGAGTACATTTTATCATTTATCTGAAGTCGAAAAGTGCTTTGGAACCATAGATGAGTTAGTAGATATTATAGATTTATCATCAAAAAGTTTATTAAGCTAA
- a CDS encoding DUF3231 family protein yields the protein METIKPIKLGSYKEETSEKLTSAEMGKLWATYMGNSMSKCIISYYLQHVEDKDIKTLLENALKLSLEFMKSTKEIFEKESFPIPKGFGEEDVNLGAPRLFQDQYYVHYLKYAGKAGMSIYNVAIPLILRKDVKEFFRYCMDATMDLMEQINEILMNKGFIIKPPLIPISEKVEFVHQDFLNGFLGHVRSLHALEIAHLYDNIENNITSKALIMAFAQVVKDEEIRKLFEWGRDKTSTNIEHYMQKLHDENLPTPSFLDDLVTTSTFSPFSDKLMLFHKMDMFSMKIRAFGNSAAVNGRHDIGLMYTKSLMQVFKFVEGAAKIFVKKGWMEQPPHAVDRKKLASD from the coding sequence ATGGAAACGATTAAGCCAATTAAATTAGGTTCATACAAAGAAGAAACTAGTGAAAAATTAACGTCAGCAGAAATGGGCAAACTTTGGGCAACCTATATGGGGAACAGCATGTCAAAGTGCATTATAAGTTATTATCTCCAACATGTTGAAGATAAGGATATAAAAACTTTATTAGAAAATGCATTAAAATTGAGCCTGGAGTTCATGAAATCAACTAAGGAAATATTCGAAAAGGAGAGTTTCCCTATTCCTAAAGGATTTGGGGAAGAAGATGTAAACCTTGGAGCTCCACGTTTATTTCAAGACCAATACTATGTTCATTATTTGAAATACGCAGGAAAAGCGGGAATGAGTATCTATAATGTGGCAATACCCCTCATCCTTAGAAAGGATGTAAAAGAATTCTTTAGGTATTGTATGGATGCCACAATGGATTTAATGGAGCAAATCAATGAAATATTGATGAATAAGGGGTTTATCATCAAACCTCCTTTAATTCCAATCTCTGAAAAGGTGGAGTTTGTTCATCAGGATTTTTTAAATGGCTTCTTGGGACATGTGCGTTCCTTACATGCATTAGAAATTGCTCATCTGTACGATAATATTGAAAATAACATAACTAGTAAAGCACTCATTATGGCGTTTGCCCAAGTTGTAAAGGATGAAGAGATTCGAAAATTGTTTGAGTGGGGTAGGGATAAGACCTCCACAAACATTGAACACTATATGCAAAAGCTACATGATGAAAATCTACCTACGCCTTCTTTTTTGGACGATTTGGTGACAACATCAACTTTTTCACCCTTTTCAGATAAATTAATGTTATTTCATAAAATGGATATGTTTTCAATGAAAATAAGAGCATTTGGAAATTCAGCAGCAGTTAACGGAAGGCATGATATTGGGCTAATGTATACCAAGTCGTTAATGCAAGTCTTCAAATTTGTTGAAGGGGCAGCAAAAATTTTTGTTAAAAAAGGCTGGATGGAACAACCTCCACATGCCGTTGATAGAAAAAAATTGGCATCCGATTGA
- a CDS encoding YjcZ family sporulation protein codes for MGFDCGFNGGSTFVLIVVLFILLIIVGATLC; via the coding sequence ATGGGCTTTGACTGTGGCTTCAATGGAGGCAGCACTTTTGTTTTAATCGTAGTATTGTTCATCCTACTGATCATTGTAGGGGCAACTCTTTGTTAA
- a CDS encoding tyrosine-type recombinase/integrase, which produces MLLSQAWETYESDKRIEGFSPQTLKAYKLQSGLLIRFFNDVKLDTITTNQLKAYLAKSSESLKPTSLAHRIRFMKSLFRWSHEEGHIPKNPAAKIKEPKTGKRIPKFLTEMEIEHLREACCTPMEKALFEFMFSTGCRIGEVVTLDRGRINWSNRSAVIRGNGDKEREVYFNIRCEIWLKRYLDNRVDRDPAIFVTERDPHRMSIAQMRYIIKRISSRASINKDIHPRQLRHSYATLLLNNGAPLDVIQSLLGHEKSETTRIYAQLSGSIRQQIYRKYF; this is translated from the coding sequence TTGTTATTATCTCAAGCATGGGAAACGTATGAATCTGATAAACGTATTGAAGGCTTTTCGCCGCAAACATTAAAAGCATATAAACTACAGTCCGGCTTACTTATACGGTTTTTTAATGATGTTAAACTTGATACTATCACTACGAATCAATTAAAAGCTTATTTAGCAAAATCAAGTGAAAGCCTTAAGCCTACAAGTTTGGCTCATCGAATTCGTTTTATGAAATCATTATTTCGATGGTCTCATGAAGAAGGACATATTCCAAAAAATCCAGCAGCTAAAATAAAAGAACCTAAAACCGGTAAACGAATTCCCAAATTTTTGACCGAAATGGAAATTGAACATTTACGGGAAGCCTGCTGCACGCCAATGGAAAAGGCTCTGTTTGAATTCATGTTCTCCACTGGATGCCGAATAGGAGAAGTAGTTACCTTAGATAGGGGTAGAATTAATTGGTCGAACCGGTCAGCTGTAATAAGAGGTAATGGCGATAAGGAAAGGGAGGTCTATTTTAATATTCGCTGCGAAATTTGGTTAAAACGATACCTGGATAATCGTGTAGACAGGGATCCTGCTATCTTTGTCACAGAACGCGATCCTCATCGAATGAGTATTGCCCAGATGCGATACATTATTAAGCGGATTTCAAGCCGAGCCAGCATTAACAAAGACATTCATCCGCGCCAACTAAGGCACAGCTATGCAACCCTCTTATTGAATAATGGAGCACCTCTGGATGTAATTCAAAGCCTACTAGGTCATGAAAAAAGTGAAACCACCCGGATATATGCCCAGTTAAGTGGAAGTATAAGGCAGCAAATATATAGGAAGTATTTTTAG
- a CDS encoding GyrI-like domain-containing protein — protein sequence MSYEIITLPGYRAVGLKWEGTFSEIVPNLKNVIRQIEERSVELEYKVNPNVQLGLSYHVIENGFVHYAVYEVSDEQEIPDGMIEIKVPELTYVKTTHNKGEDIKKTYTDLHKWLLNSDYAAFREALVDYYDPYMPIKHEHYPVDRDPSDPHFDIYIPIVKK from the coding sequence GTGAGCTATGAAATAATTACATTACCAGGCTATCGGGCAGTAGGATTAAAATGGGAGGGGACGTTCTCTGAAATTGTACCGAACTTAAAAAACGTCATTCGACAAATTGAAGAACGTTCCGTTGAGTTAGAGTATAAGGTGAATCCCAATGTTCAGTTAGGTCTATCTTATCATGTAATTGAAAATGGATTCGTGCACTACGCAGTTTATGAAGTGAGTGATGAGCAGGAAATTCCTGATGGGATGATTGAAATAAAGGTTCCTGAATTGACGTATGTGAAGACAACACATAACAAAGGAGAAGATATAAAAAAGACATATACGGATTTACATAAATGGTTACTTAATAGTGACTATGCCGCATTTAGAGAAGCACTTGTAGATTACTATGATCCATATATGCCAATAAAACATGAGCATTATCCAGTTGATCGTGATCCTAGTGATCCGCATTTTGATATTTATATTCCGATTGTAAAAAAATAA
- a CDS encoding Rrf2 family transcriptional regulator has translation MSISSRFAVGIHILTLIEFNKEGVTSSEFLASSVNTNPAVIRKLMGMLKKAGLIEVHPGIAGAKLAKELSDITLFDVYKAVNVVQEKELFSIHESPHPDCPVGRNIQNTIEPLFTAAQLAMEKVLRNVTLEDVVKEITIKENIC, from the coding sequence ATGTCCATTAGCAGCAGATTTGCTGTCGGAATTCATATATTGACTCTAATTGAATTTAATAAAGAAGGAGTAACATCTTCTGAATTTTTAGCTTCAAGTGTTAACACGAACCCAGCCGTGATAAGAAAACTAATGGGAATGTTAAAAAAAGCTGGTTTGATAGAGGTACATCCAGGTATTGCAGGGGCTAAACTTGCAAAGGAATTATCTGATATTACACTGTTCGATGTTTATAAGGCAGTGAATGTTGTACAGGAGAAAGAATTGTTTAGTATACATGAAAGTCCACATCCTGATTGTCCCGTAGGCAGGAACATCCAGAATACAATTGAACCTTTATTCACAGCAGCTCAATTGGCAATGGAAAAGGTTTTAAGAAATGTTACTTTAGAAGATGTTGTGAAGGAAATTACTATTAAAGAAAATATCTGTTAA
- a CDS encoding SDR family oxidoreductase yields the protein MKILVTGATGKLGSKVVESLLKSIPARELAVSVRNPEKAEGLRSRGVEVRHGDFDHPETLENAFKGIDRLLIISADGDNETRIRQHTNAVRAAEHAGVKFIAYTSLANATESKNIMAPPHVATEAAIIKTGIPYSFLRNNWYLENEIGSIQGAMSGAPWVTSAGEGKVGWALQQDYADAAAAVLVGSGHENTVYELSGPLLTQEELASALGNVLGKEVPVRQVSDEKYAEIMKGLGLPDFVIPIVVGIQESIRNGSLEVESNDFEKVLGRPVAPINESLTQLVNAIS from the coding sequence ATGAAAATATTAGTTACAGGAGCAACAGGGAAATTAGGTTCAAAGGTTGTAGAATCATTATTGAAATCTATACCTGCAAGAGAGTTGGCAGTAAGTGTTAGAAACCCAGAGAAAGCAGAAGGACTTCGTAGTCGTGGGGTGGAAGTTCGTCATGGAGATTTTGATCATCCAGAAACATTAGAAAATGCTTTTAAAGGGATTGACCGCTTATTAATTATTTCTGCGGATGGTGACAATGAAACGAGAATTCGTCAACATACTAATGCTGTCCGAGCAGCTGAACATGCAGGAGTAAAATTTATTGCTTACACAAGTTTAGCAAATGCAACAGAAAGCAAAAATATAATGGCTCCTCCTCATGTTGCGACAGAAGCAGCCATCATTAAGACAGGTATCCCATATTCTTTCTTGCGTAACAATTGGTATTTGGAAAATGAAATTGGAAGCATTCAAGGAGCTATGTCAGGAGCTCCATGGGTAACATCTGCTGGAGAAGGTAAAGTAGGCTGGGCACTGCAACAAGATTACGCAGATGCAGCGGCAGCAGTTCTTGTTGGAAGTGGTCACGAAAATACAGTATATGAACTTTCTGGTCCACTTTTAACTCAAGAAGAATTGGCATCTGCTCTTGGTAATGTATTGGGTAAAGAAGTACCTGTACGACAAGTTAGCGACGAAAAATATGCAGAGATCATGAAAGGCTTAGGTTTACCTGATTTTGTGATTCCGATAGTAGTAGGAATTCAAGAAAGCATTCGGAACGGTTCACTAGAAGTTGAAAGCAATGATTTTGAGAAAGTTCTTGGTCGTCCAGTTGCTCCAATCAACGAATCACTGACCCAACTTGTTAATGCAATTTCATAA
- the ltrA gene encoding group II intron reverse transcriptase/maturase has protein sequence METKLLRIAELAKSNPKMKFTSLAHLLDKEALIQCHLELPNKKATGINGTTKEQYDESLEENIEDLVSRLKSKSYRPVPVRRMYIPKLNSNKMRPLGIPEQEDKIVQKGITKILNAIYENDFLDCSFGFRPNRNCHDALKILNHYIEKRAISYVVDVDIKGFFDNVDHKWMMEFLKLRITDTNLLRLISRFLKGGYMEEGKKYKTDNGTPQGGVISPILANVYLHYVLDLWFEKVVKKQCKGQAYIVRYADDFVCCFQNKSEAEQFFHSLKARLKKFNLEIAEDKTKIIPFGRFAEKNAKRDGIGKPGTFDFLGFTHYCGISKHGKFRVKRKTSRKKVQGKLKGTKEWLKNNRNKDIHMIMDRFKRSLIGYYNYYCITDNTQTVNNFKEKIECLLYKWLNRRSQRKSFTWDKFRLFLNKYPLPSPRIKVNIYDLRKEISYIL, from the coding sequence ATGGAAACAAAACTACTAAGGATAGCAGAATTAGCAAAATCTAATCCTAAAATGAAATTTACATCTCTTGCACATCTTTTAGATAAGGAAGCATTAATTCAATGCCATCTTGAACTACCCAATAAGAAGGCAACTGGGATTAACGGTACTACTAAAGAGCAATACGATGAAAGTTTAGAAGAAAACATAGAGGACTTAGTAAGTAGGCTCAAAAGCAAAAGTTATCGTCCTGTTCCAGTAAGACGAATGTATATCCCAAAGCTCAACTCAAACAAGATGAGACCATTGGGAATACCGGAACAAGAAGATAAAATTGTTCAAAAAGGCATTACGAAAATACTAAATGCCATCTATGAAAATGACTTTCTAGACTGCTCATTTGGGTTCCGTCCAAATAGAAACTGCCACGATGCACTGAAAATACTGAATCATTATATTGAGAAGAGAGCAATAAGCTATGTAGTAGATGTAGATATTAAAGGCTTCTTTGATAACGTTGACCACAAATGGATGATGGAATTCTTGAAACTCCGAATCACTGACACTAACCTACTGAGACTAATCAGCAGGTTTCTTAAAGGTGGATACATGGAGGAAGGTAAGAAATACAAGACAGACAATGGTACACCGCAAGGTGGAGTGATATCTCCGATATTAGCCAATGTCTATCTCCATTACGTTCTTGATCTATGGTTTGAAAAAGTGGTTAAGAAACAATGTAAAGGCCAGGCGTATATAGTAAGATACGCAGATGATTTTGTTTGTTGTTTTCAGAATAAAAGTGAAGCCGAGCAATTCTTTCATTCATTAAAAGCGAGATTAAAGAAATTTAACCTAGAAATAGCCGAGGATAAAACTAAAATAATTCCCTTCGGACGGTTTGCGGAGAAGAATGCAAAACGTGACGGAATTGGCAAACCGGGTACCTTCGACTTCCTTGGATTTACTCACTATTGTGGGATAAGTAAGCACGGGAAATTCCGAGTAAAGCGGAAAACGAGCAGGAAGAAAGTCCAAGGCAAACTAAAAGGAACTAAAGAATGGCTGAAGAATAATAGGAATAAAGATATTCATATGATTATGGATAGATTTAAACGCTCACTAATAGGTTACTACAACTATTATTGCATCACAGATAATACCCAAACTGTTAACAACTTTAAAGAGAAAATCGAATGCTTACTATACAAATGGCTAAACAGAAGAAGCCAAAGGAAATCCTTTACTTGGGACAAATTCAGGCTCTTTCTTAATAAATATCCACTACCTTCACCAAGAATCAAAGTGAATATTTATGATTTAAGAAAAGAAATTAGCTATATTCTGTGA
- a CDS encoding IS110 family transposase, whose amino-acid sequence MNPVIGLDVSKGESQVQAFLDKGKPYRKSFSINHDLEGLGNLLDFLQEVEKSAGGHQPSVVLESTGHYHIPVIQFLEEQKYVYIIVNPLISHRAKSSSLRKVKTDAIDAYHLCELYYKEELEPYKKRGVQLLNLRNLTRQQESIAEISAKTKLQLHSLIDQVFPEYRGVFGSLYSKVSLLTLLEFPTSKAVLSVSEKELTDKIASLCMSRSESWAKEKAQKLREAALRDPFQNNLYDSHIFNLEILVKIVLQYQEHLSNIADEIDALASKIEEYEILQSIPGIGEKIAATIISEIGEIDRFNGAKKLVAFAGIDPSVYSSGKFTASVNRITKRGSCRLRHALYMAVQSGIRDSRKKKTTDEIIPRNRRLREFYDKKREEGKPFRVAIIACTNKLLHWIYALLKSRSTFQDIA is encoded by the coding sequence ATGAATCCAGTCATTGGTCTGGATGTATCAAAAGGGGAAAGTCAGGTACAAGCTTTTTTAGATAAAGGTAAGCCATACCGTAAGAGCTTTAGTATTAATCATGATCTTGAGGGTTTGGGGAATTTATTAGATTTCCTTCAAGAAGTTGAGAAATCAGCAGGTGGTCATCAACCTTCGGTCGTTTTAGAATCAACTGGGCACTATCATATTCCCGTTATTCAGTTTTTAGAGGAACAAAAATATGTTTATATTATCGTCAATCCTCTTATCTCACACAGAGCCAAGAGCTCAAGCCTAAGAAAGGTAAAAACAGATGCAATCGATGCTTATCACCTTTGTGAATTGTATTATAAAGAAGAATTAGAGCCTTACAAGAAGCGTGGAGTTCAACTCTTAAACCTTCGTAATCTAACAAGACAACAAGAGAGTATTGCAGAAATATCAGCGAAAACAAAGTTACAGCTTCATTCTTTAATCGATCAGGTATTTCCAGAGTATCGAGGTGTATTTGGAAGCCTATATTCGAAAGTATCATTGCTTACTTTACTAGAGTTCCCTACTTCTAAGGCTGTATTAAGTGTGAGTGAAAAAGAGTTAACTGATAAGATAGCTTCGTTATGTATGAGTCGTTCGGAGTCATGGGCAAAGGAAAAGGCACAGAAATTAAGAGAAGCAGCCCTTCGTGATCCTTTTCAAAACAACCTCTACGATAGTCATATTTTTAACCTTGAAATCTTGGTTAAGATTGTTCTTCAATACCAAGAGCATCTATCCAATATTGCGGATGAAATAGATGCCCTCGCTAGTAAAATTGAAGAATATGAAATCCTCCAATCTATCCCTGGAATCGGAGAAAAAATCGCTGCAACGATTATTTCTGAAATTGGGGAGATAGATCGGTTTAATGGTGCCAAAAAGTTAGTTGCGTTCGCTGGAATAGATCCTAGTGTGTACTCTTCAGGAAAGTTTACTGCATCGGTAAACCGAATAACCAAACGTGGCTCGTGTAGGCTTCGCCACGCCTTGTATATGGCTGTTCAAAGTGGTATTCGGGATTCCCGTAAAAAGAAAACGACTGATGAGATTATTCCACGCAATAGAAGACTACGAGAGTTTTACGATAAGAAACGAGAAGAAGGAAAACCCTTTAGAGTAGCGATCATTGCCTGTACAAATAAGCTCTTACATTGGATTTACGCCTTATTAAAAAGCAGATCTACTTTCCAAGATATAGCTTAA
- a CDS encoding GNAT family N-acetyltransferase, whose translation MFSRRLSKNRIYFKQLPHFRFVVFNDKNQLVGQVGIDYRVMNLNGNPIRVLGLIDLCVTQNTRSQGIGSMLLLEIEQFCCNRNIDFLLLFADYKTLYLKNGYKSVTNKCKWLKIDHISQITRDIGYEVIDGLMNKEVGKSGWSEGDLDFLGYLY comes from the coding sequence ATGTTTTCAAGAAGACTTTCCAAAAACAGAATTTATTTCAAACAATTACCTCATTTTAGATTTGTAGTTTTTAACGACAAAAATCAACTTGTAGGACAGGTAGGAATAGATTACAGAGTGATGAATCTTAACGGAAATCCTATAAGAGTGCTTGGTCTAATTGATTTATGTGTCACCCAAAACACTCGCTCACAGGGGATAGGTTCGATGTTACTTTTAGAAATTGAACAGTTTTGTTGCAATAGAAATATTGATTTTTTATTGTTATTTGCTGACTACAAAACGTTGTATTTAAAAAATGGGTACAAGTCAGTTACGAACAAATGTAAATGGTTAAAAATTGACCATATAAGTCAAATTACAAGGGATATAGGTTATGAAGTAATTGATGGATTAATGAATAAAGAAGTTGGTAAGTCTGGGTGGAGCGAAGGAGATCTAGATTTTTTAGGCTATCTTTATTAA
- a CDS encoding DUF3231 family protein, translated as MIKKIVELDVSNLWTPYLNNTLARCVNSYALKTIMDSDIYSIFEKAQQLTNHLLQMITEIFQKEQFPIPHGFTEKDVHLDAPRLFSDEFWLFYLHGMTTHGLTAYSLGMTTSHRLDVRRFYLEAFKGASEIYDTTLDMLKSKGLSDRVPTISLPEEVEFAKKQSFLAGWLGVHRPLNVIEISSLYYNLQKSTLAKDLILGFSQTAESKEIQTFFQRVVEQTEEHLSIFRSILHEDFISSSISWDTHITDSETAPFSDKLMIFHCAFLIQSAMAYYGTAMSGSMRRDLGLKYASAIKNDVKLAEDCAEIMIANEWFEEPPHSVDRRELSN; from the coding sequence ATGATTAAAAAAATCGTAGAACTGGATGTATCGAATCTTTGGACCCCCTATCTCAACAACACGTTGGCACGGTGCGTCAATTCCTATGCTTTAAAAACCATTATGGATTCCGACATCTATTCCATTTTTGAAAAAGCACAACAACTGACCAATCATCTCCTTCAAATGATTACTGAGATTTTTCAAAAAGAACAGTTTCCGATTCCGCATGGATTTACGGAGAAAGATGTCCATCTTGATGCTCCTCGCTTATTTTCTGATGAATTTTGGCTGTTTTATCTTCACGGAATGACTACCCATGGATTAACCGCTTATTCACTCGGAATGACCACATCTCACAGGCTGGACGTACGAAGATTTTATTTAGAAGCATTCAAAGGCGCTTCTGAGATATATGATACAACCTTAGACATGTTAAAATCTAAGGGACTATCGGACCGGGTTCCTACCATTTCCTTGCCAGAAGAAGTGGAATTTGCTAAAAAACAAAGTTTTCTTGCCGGTTGGTTAGGGGTCCATCGACCCTTGAACGTTATTGAAATCAGCAGTCTTTATTATAATTTACAGAAGAGTACACTCGCAAAAGATTTAATCTTAGGTTTTAGCCAAACTGCTGAGTCGAAAGAAATTCAGACATTTTTCCAACGGGTGGTGGAACAGACAGAAGAGCATCTTTCGATTTTTCGTTCAATCCTGCATGAGGACTTTATCAGTTCGTCGATTTCCTGGGATACCCATATCACCGATTCCGAGACAGCACCTTTTTCCGATAAATTGATGATTTTCCATTGTGCCTTTCTTATTCAATCTGCCATGGCATATTATGGAACTGCCATGTCCGGTTCCATGCGGCGCGATCTAGGACTCAAATATGCTTCTGCAATTAAAAATGATGTCAAACTCGCGGAAGACTGTGCGGAAATCATGATTGCTAATGAATGGTTCGAGGAACCACCGCATTCGGTCGATCGTAGAGAATTATCTAATTGA
- a CDS encoding spore coat protein translates to MNNLLQNMAGMGGLTERAIASDFLISSKSAVRNLAFAITETATPELKSALREQLRNAVDTHAKITDFMIANGYYHPNNLGDQVNVRLQDAHTALNLKDQ, encoded by the coding sequence ATGAATAATCTCCTGCAAAATATGGCTGGTATGGGAGGATTAACAGAACGGGCAATCGCCTCGGATTTTCTGATTTCATCTAAATCTGCCGTCAGAAATCTAGCATTTGCTATTACGGAAACAGCTACACCTGAACTGAAATCAGCTCTTCGCGAGCAATTAAGAAATGCAGTGGATACACATGCCAAGATAACAGATTTTATGATTGCCAATGGATATTATCACCCTAATAATTTAGGTGACCAAGTAAATGTAAGACTGCAGGATGCGCATACAGCTTTAAACCTTAAAGATCAATAG
- a CDS encoding spore coat protein: MEKEILAYHETMETHEVLNLKTVCLLKSKLMQGLCFDNDLKALMEKDVQQSIAAINELKEFYKGARTNYIG, translated from the coding sequence ATGGAGAAGGAAATCTTGGCTTATCATGAAACAATGGAAACACATGAGGTATTAAACCTGAAAACTGTATGCTTATTGAAATCAAAGCTTATGCAGGGGCTTTGCTTCGATAATGATTTAAAAGCACTGATGGAAAAAGATGTTCAACAATCAATCGCAGCGATAAATGAACTTAAAGAATTTTATAAAGGTGCAAGAACCAATTATATAGGATGA
- a CDS encoding spore coat protein: MEMDYLDPQGAEHMPEMADSGIALEFLLSVKTGIHTYAIALTETASPELREALYRQMEQSIDLHTEISELMISKGWLYPNDVGKQVELDLKSADNALMIAGMNIFPNDTDRLGMFATPNK; the protein is encoded by the coding sequence ATGGAAATGGATTATTTGGATCCCCAAGGGGCTGAACATATGCCAGAAATGGCAGATTCAGGCATTGCATTGGAATTTCTTCTTTCAGTTAAAACGGGCATTCATACATATGCCATTGCGTTAACTGAAACAGCTAGCCCGGAGTTAAGGGAAGCATTATACAGGCAAATGGAACAATCCATTGATTTACACACAGAGATATCTGAATTGATGATAAGCAAGGGCTGGTTATATCCGAACGATGTTGGCAAGCAAGTTGAGTTGGATCTTAAATCTGCCGACAATGCTTTAATGATCGCCGGGATGAACATATTCCCTAATGATACGGATAGACTTGGAATGTTCGCAACGCCTAATAAATAA